ggcctgcccgcctgcgtcatgctactcggccgcatgatgcccgagaccacgcctgcacggtctgcccgcctacgtcatgctactcggccgcatgaggccagagagaccacacctgcgcggtctgcccgcctaagTCATGTCCTTTggcctttgccatatccctcgACCGTAGACTGCTGAGCCCCCCTCTGGGCGGCATGTTGCCCAAGACCACGCCTACGCAgtctgcctgcctgcgtcgtgctactcgaccgCATGAGGCCAgagagaccacgcttgcgcggtctACCCGCCTGAGTCATGTCCTTCggcctttgccatatccctcggtcgtagactgtcgagcccccctcagggcggcctgttgcccgagaccacatctgcgcggtctgcccgcctgcgtcatgctactcggccgcatgaggccagagagaccacgcctacgcggccagcccacctgcgtcgtgctagtcggctcctcggctccatactcCCCGAGATCacccctgcgcggtctgcccgcctacgtcgtgctactcggccgcatgatgcccgagaccacacctgcgcggccagcccgcctgcgtcatgctcctcggctccatgctccccgagacacacctacgcggccagcccgcctgcgtcgtgctcctcggctcctcggccctatgctccccgagacacacctgcgcgaccagcccgcccgcgtcgtgctccttggctcctcgGCTCCATAACCCGAGACACgcttgtgcggccagcccgcctgcgtcgtgctcctcggctccatgctctccAAGACACACCTATGCGGTCTGCCCGCCTCCATCGTGCTACTTGGCcgtatgatgcccgagaccacacctgcgcggccaacccgcttgcgtcgtgctcctcggctccatgcccctagacacacttgcgcggctagcccgcctgcgtcgtgctcctcggctccatgctccccgagacatacctgcgcggccagcccgcttgcgtcgtgctcctcggctccatgccccgagacacacttgcgcggccagcccgcttgcgtcgtgctcctcggctccatgccccgagacacacctacgcggccagcccgcctgcgtcgtgctcctcggctctatgacccgagacacacctgcgcggccagcccgcctgcgtcgtgctcctcggctccatgacctgagacacgcctgcgcggtcagcctgcctgcgtcgtgctcctcggctccatgacccgagacacgcctacgcggccagcccacctgcctcgtgctcctcggctccatgctccccgagaccgcgtctgcgcggccagcccacctgaaaGCTGaacccatgcctcggactcccgttacaacgaccgacgcatatcttttttccgggggggaatatgatgaggatagtaattatgataagactcggctgacgtcagatgacgcctcacgcaacagcacctggtcaatgcagaccagaacgccgaccgaggcgcattaacatcttgccaaagctcaattcttcacgccactccaacacaaagtcagacgctaccagcctgccccctgcaagcgggcagctcaggaagcagtaagcttccctataaataccctctcgttcatcagaaagagggagggagagatagacacacaaaaacacttcttcatctgaaaccccctccacatctgctaacttgatcgtcggatggGTCGGGCCAAGCAcctcgacccgacctttgtgcaggtgcgaagccgaaggtcccctccggacgcgcaggcgaggagttcctgcccggaggagacggctacaccgtcccgatcggacaccgcactcgaccgcctcagcgggctcaaggaacgccccagggagatccccgtcgtccggacccgaaccgagctgcgtcggccccgagactacggctcaaagttgtttcccacaatatatatatatatatatatatatatatatatatatatatatatatatatatatatagcgattTGCAACAAATAGGTGGATGATATGAGCCTATTTTAGATTATTTCTGTAATTAGTTATCTTCATCATCTCgatttctatattttaaaaattatattgaaatatttataGTTACTAAAATAAAGTATTGAGATCTCTATACAATATTAAAAATCAATAAAGAGAAAGGTTTTGTTGAAGCAACGAGATCAAATATTTCATTTTCGTATATATAGAAATCTCAAtctaacttttgaaagtataaggATCGAGAGgttaaagataactaactataGATGATAAAGACTCATGTTGAATGTAATCGAAAAGCTTTGGCTTTCATATATAATCCTAATGACTCATGTATGCTTTACGTAGTGTGTTATTTTTACAAATAGAGAGAGATTATTTTTGTGACTTAATGCTTAATAGCAACTTCTTTTGTAACTTTAAACTTATCTTCTTAAAGAAATACTTCGGTAATTTGACCGATTAACTACAAATTATTTGTTTAAGTGAAGGCATGAGAAAACGGAACGAAAAATCATCTAAATAAGAAAATGGCAGGATGAGACATGAAAGAAATATAGACTTGAGTCTGTGTCAGGAAGAGATACAAACAAATCGACTCATTATATTTCTTGCATAAGTATTTGCCCATCGGAATCGGAGGTTCGGATGGAGTTTCTTCACATGCATGCACCTCGCAGGAATGAACAGTAACGATTATAATAAGAATGCAGCAAATGCAGTCACTGTTTGAAACCACTCGAACAAATCTTGTTAACATGAACACAACTTTGCTTGCTTGTACTTGGAACATTTTGTGGTTGATTGAGAAGCCAAAGTTGATGAATTGATTAATGTTCTACTTGTGTTTGCGTGTCGAGTCTCTGTCTCCACTGTAGAATTATCACCATATCTTGCTTTCATATCAATATGGTATTAGACATTCGTTCCATCCTGGCATCATCCGGTTGCATCGTATGATAGTGATGCAGTCAGTTTAAGCAACACCAACACTTTTCATAAGCTTTTTGCAGAAAGTTCCGATCCATGTGTTTGATAAGCAACACCAACACCACTGCATtcacagaaagagagagaaagaagaagacgatCTGTATCACACTGCACCGAGGAGTACTGATGGTGGAAGAGTGGGGTTCACAGGCAGATAGATGGAGACAAGAAACATTCCACAAGGAGCCCAGAGGAAAGGGCTCCCTCCCCCACGCCACCGCCAACTTGCATCAGAGCCGAGTAGCCAACCTCCAAACTCCAGAGCATAGGCTGCCGTGACGACCTGTACCGATATTTATACGCCCAGTTATGTGCGAAGGTAACGTACATACATGTGCAGGGAACCCTGACATTGGCCTCGGCTCCCTCCCTCTCGTTCTTTACGTCTCCGACACACTTGTGGGTCAAACCTCTCAGGCCATTCCATTATAATTAATGTCACCCTCTCCGCAACTGCAGATTTCTATGATATAGACCGcacagggagggagagagagagagagagaaaggagattCCATTCCAATCTAGCTACGCTCTGTAGGTTCTAATGCAATGCCAACATACCTTATTGGATAGCATATTGCATTTATTGCAGGGAATAATTGTTCCTTTAAGGTTGTATATATAATTCCTCAGGCTGGTTCGGGAAGCTCAGTGGCTTTTGTGTGCCTTCTGCTGCCTTGAAAGAAATGGAGCTCGACGAGCATGGCTTCTTGGAGGAGCTTATGTCCCTGAGGAGAGACGCGTGGGACTCGTTTCCGGCTGCAATGGGGGAGTTCTTCTCGTGCGACGGGAGCTTAGACTGCTTCCAGCAGACCCCTGGGTTGGTCCCTCCCAGTTTCACGGCATTCGACGCCGGCGTTGCCATGCCGGTGGAGCCTAATTACGACTTCTTGAGCGAAGTGTACTGTCCGCTCGGCGGCGTCTACTCGGCGACTGCGGCGGCGCCGGAGATCCAGTCCTCGTCGGTGCGGTCGACGCTGGATGACGGTGACCATGGGCAGAGTGCTTGCAAAGTGGAGATGGGCCAGTCTGCGGAGGCGTCGGTGATGTTTGGACCGGGTGGCGAtgtggagaggaagaagaagaagaagctggaaGGCATGCCTTCCAAGAATCTAATGGCGGAGCGGCGGAGGAGGAAAAGGCTCAATGACAGGCTCTCTATGCTGAGATCCGTCGTTCCAAAGATCAGCAAGGTATGTGGATGATTCCTTGGGTTCATTCGACCTCCAGATTGCACTGACACAAATCTGCGTCCACAAGATGGACAGGACGTCCATTCTCGGGGACACCATCGATTACATGAAGGAGCTCCTGGAGAGGATCAAGCACCTGCAGGAGGAGATCGAGGTCGGCCCGGAGCAGGCGAATCTGTTGAGCATCATCAAGGAGTTGAACTCCGATGAGGTGTTGGTGAGGAACTCCCCCAAGGTAGGTAACATTCGCCGGTCCCGTGCTTGGCTGAAGCTACGCCTCACTGACCGACTCTGAATCGACCTCGTAGTTCGACGTGGAGAGAAGGGAGAACGACACTCGAATAGAGATCTGCTGCGCGGCCAAGCCCGGTCTGCTGCTTTCCACGGTGAACACCCTGGAGGCGCTGGGGATGGAGATCCAACAATGCGTCATCAGCTGCTTCAACGACTTCGGCATGCAGGCCTCTTGCTCCGAGCTGGTAAAGATCAGTGGCCCTCGCTCTTCTCTTGATCTTTGCGACGATTTAGCTGCTAAAATCTTGAACTGCTGCTGGCGGCGGCGCAGGACATGGATCCGAGGACGGTGGTGAGCGCCGAGGACATAAAGCAAGCACTGTTCAGGAACGCAGGATACGGAGGGAGGTGTTTGTAAGGAGGAGATGACGCCGGGTCTCGTGTACATGATCTCTCGATTACTGTAATGGTTTAGTACTACTGGTACGGAAGGTGACTACCTATGTGAAGGGTGTTTGTGTAGCTACTTCGCATTGTGACGGCAGATGAGATTTGCTTTGGTGTGAGAGGATTTGTGCTTAGAAGATGTGTGTTGTTGGCACCGATCTGTATCCTGATGACTGCTTTAGTCTCCATTTTCACTGAGACATTCATATTCAATCTAAGcaaataaatgtatacatatatatatatataatgagaatATTCATACATGATaatggttaaaaaaaaattaaagaatagtTTAATATTGTTAAGAATTATCCATAATTTAGAAAGGTTAATTTCTTGATTGAATCGGCGTCCTCTATCATGATCAATTTGACCATTTGCATTGGTTTGACGTATTTAGTACGATGTTCGGTATAATTAATGATGCATTAATCAATCAGATGTCTCTACGAGGAAGAACAGATTGATGTGTTAACCGTGTGAGCTTAGGGCTTACGTGCTTTAGATTCAAGGTGAGATAAGTACTAGTAGATGAAGGATCGGGAAAGGCTACATGTATGGATGTATGTAACAATGTATGTTACATGACGTATTTAAGCTTTCGCATGTTGTGATTGAGATGCGAAATATGTTGACTCAATCTTTATGTTATATATCATGTGCCAAGGGGGGGGGGCCGCCACAGCAAAGTAGTAATATTATATAACTTTATAGACGGTCAAGATTGAGGCAATCAGGGAAACTGGAACTGTTGTCTTTTCCGTTGGCCTTCGCGAGAAGCTGTCGGAGACTCTTACCATATCGCAAACGCTGCAGAATCGAGAGTAATCTTTCTTCTCCTCCCACCCCCGTGAGGCTCAAAAGTGAAGAGGAGTTGCGACCCCCCTGTTTGAGATCACTTGGAACTATTGCTATATCCAACGGCGCGGTTTCAAAGGATTGAAGTGATGTCCATCTCGTGAGTGCCGTACAATCCGACATCTGAATACGTAGCTACAGCTTTATGACGCTAGCAATGGATTTGTTCCTCTGccaaaagagaaaagaaacaatGGCaaattttctacttttttttttttcaagatcatCTTTTTggcgtatttttttatttttttaaaataatattactcTTGTCGTTCGTGCCATCATGGCCATCTCCATCTCTAGTCTTGTCCTCATCTGTCGTCTCCAGCCTCATCCTTATTCGTAATTCATCCATTAACGCCTTGTCCTCCTCATGAGAGTCTCGTTCAATtcaacaataataaaataataaattaaaaaaaatattattacaagAATTAAGACGTTTTGAAgggaaatatttttaaattttttttttaatttacccaAGAAACAACAGGATTAATCTGATCCGATCGTCATCAGAGTATAATCAATCCAATTTGATATACACCAGAAAGCCAACAATTTAATTCAAATCCATGCCACGTCACATGACGTTTCCAAGCCTGCAAAACTGACATTGATTGCCATATGTTTTCGGTGACATAAAGTCGGTTGAATTGACCGCTACGTATATGATTCTCTGCGAATCTAATTTCAATATATATACCCTCAAGTTGTTATCATATGATACAGCACAGCTCTAAAAAGAAGTTCTACATAAATACAATGATCACAAGCGAGAACCAAAATGCCTGTGAAAAATGTAATCTCAAGAAAACCACATGATTTCAATGATCATCACGAGAAAGAACCAAAAAACGTGTGAAAAATCTACCATGGCCCTGTCATGACCCTGCTCTAGTTCCCACTTACGGTGACAATGCTGCAGACACATTTGTCCATTCACCGAGCAGGAGCACGCGTAATACTAAAGACAAACAAGCAAATATCGACAGCAAGGCTACCAAGCAACTCTTAGAACCAAGCCATCCACCATATATACATCTTTCCGAGGTTTTTGAGTGAGATAGCCTCATCGATTAGGCGTTGAGCCTGTCCTTCTACAGCCAAGGGCAAAGAGGGTGCTGCTCCAACCCCGACCACTATTCCTTGAAGACGTGCCTTGATATTGCTGATGGCCCTCTGAAATTTTTGCACATACAGAATCATTAGACAAAACCTAGTAGTGGTTACAAGTCTGCTCGTCAAGTAATGGTggataaaatataaagatatatatagtatataacaAACCTGTGCATGAGGATTTTGAACTTCCACTCCGCTTGATTTGTGAGATTTGGTCCATTCCACTAAGGGATCATGCAGGAAAGTTTCCAAAACACTCATCAAAGTCTCTCTGTGTGTTCGTAGCACTGAAAGTGTGATCTCGCAGACCTTCAAAAAGACACCTTTGTATCCAGTAATGCCCAGACCATCGATCATGTTCTGCACAAAAGCATGTGAGCAGCGGAAGGAAAAATAGGCAAAAATAAATACCATATAGAATTTAC
The window above is part of the Musa acuminata AAA Group cultivar baxijiao chromosome BXJ1-1, Cavendish_Baxijiao_AAA, whole genome shotgun sequence genome. Proteins encoded here:
- the LOC135580870 gene encoding transcription factor BHLH3-like; the protein is MELDEHGFLEELMSLRRDAWDSFPAAMGEFFSCDGSLDCFQQTPGLVPPSFTAFDAGVAMPVEPNYDFLSEVYCPLGGVYSATAAAPEIQSSSVRSTLDDGDHGQSACKVEMGQSAEASVMFGPGGDVERKKKKKLEGMPSKNLMAERRRRKRLNDRLSMLRSVVPKISKMDRTSILGDTIDYMKELLERIKHLQEEIEVGPEQANLLSIIKELNSDEVLVRNSPKFDVERRENDTRIEICCAAKPGLLLSTVNTLEALGMEIQQCVISCFNDFGMQASCSELDMDPRTVVSAEDIKQALFRNAGYGGRCL